The DNA sequence TACTTGTGCAAGACGCTGCCGTCTACGCTCTTTGTACAACTTTCGCCGAATATATCGACCAATCCGACTTTCCCTCACCTTGGTGACCATTGTGACCATTCTGGTGgcagtcattttaataattgttctcGTGGTTGAGTATAATTTGATAGCACACCCGGGTCGCTTAAGTACTatgctacggtatcacaagtagcgggtcGCTGAGAGATATCTCCACCAATCACAGGCGACTATATCTGTCTCGCTCTGACGGCCGCCCATTAGAGCGAGACAGACATAGTCGACCGTGATTGGCGGAACTCGCTATCACACCgacccgctacttgtgataccgtagcatagtacctaagcgacccgggtgcgctagcaaattaactttatatctCAGATTATTAAAGTCTACCGTAAACATCGTTTATCACACTATCGATATGGCTTACGGCAAAACTGAAAAATCTGGCCACACGGAGACCGCACTGCGTGCAATTTCCAAGTCCAAGAAGAGTTCGAGAGCTGATGCTAAGGTTGCACGCTTATCATCAGCTTTCGATAAATTGTTTGGTGATAAGGAGATTCCGAGAAAGATCATGCGATCTATCACCACTGGTTCCACTAAGCGTCCAGCGCCCCCTAGTGCTAAACATCCGCAGATATTTCCGACTGCAGAAATGCAGAAGGAATTAGATCTAGCTTACTCGGGGGCGATGGATATCATCGTATCTGGCGCGATGGATCTCTTAGGAGATGCAACTCACTGCTCTGATGACGAAGCTGCTGAGGTGGTGGAAGTACATGAAGAGAGAAGAGAGCGTCATGTATCGAATGTGAATGTGGTGAAACAGTCTCATGAAGAACTCCTTTCTCACATAAGAGAAGTTCGCGAGAAAAGTGAAAGACTGTACCTTGACGTTAAGTGGTCAAGAACATTCGcaggtacttttaaaaaatgataaagtaCCTGGAGAATTAATATTCTCCGAACAAaaaaacggcccttttcagggccacaatacgattcatatatttacagtttctatttaacagatgtGTCGTCAAAAACAGAAAACGTAACACCCTGAACCCTTTCCCCATCCCCTCTTCCCTCGTCCCGAACACTACATGATTACATGAGGTTTTTGGAAGAGAATAATAATACGTTACTCTCCGTCCGAGTGACGCAGGTTCTCTCTCTGACATGCCCTTAttcgcaaataaaaaataaactatggcTGGCTGAAAGACAACCAGTGGAAATTACACAAAGTAAACCTCACTCACTCTTGCgtctttccaaaataaaattacattaatgttacattttcttCTCTCTGTCATTTTCATTAGTGCAGTCCGCAACAACACACAATACTAGTGTTACACTTAAACCAATTCAACAGAGCGTCTTCTGTCGTTTGACTTTTCGTTGTCGTACGGTACCTCGTCACGGTAAAGTTCCGGAGCACCTAAGCGAtgcggtattattattattcttagtttCTTTTGAGCAATGAGTGCTGTACGTTACGCTACATGGTTTtagtgaaagaaataaataagcaaagtGGTATTAAATAGCAAAATCAGTCAAAAGCATAAATAAACCTGCGAGTACCATCGAATCAATTTAAACAATTACattcttgaattaaataaaaatggctaacCCGACATGGGGCGTAGGTAACGTTTTCATCTTTGACTATAAATCCGTTAGGTAAGTAGAAACTGACGGATCACGCTGTGGTCCTGAAACTCGCTGTGGACTTGAACTCAAGTTGCGATCCTCCACGGCCGTCTCCAGGTGTACTGTACTGGAGTAGTAGTTTCACCAGTTTAAGTACTAAActcatattaataatgtttgtcaTACCAATTAATACCTTAAATAATACGAGATGTTTTTTCTTTGCAAAGCAGCTCATTTGCTGTTACGTTTTTGTCTTTGACTATACATGCGTTAAAAAGAAACTGAAGGATAAtattgtggccctgaaaagggccttttGTTTCGATCCTAGGATCTAGAACAAGCGTTTCCTCGGCGGGATGTCGATAGGTTTACTGGCGTGGCACGGACGCCAATCCCAGGGCAGGGCGATCACCGGCGGCAGTCCAGTCACCCTATCGTCAATCCGCCGCTTCTCTACTTGTGCAAGACGCTGCCGTCTACGCTCTTTGTACAACTTTCGCCGAATATATCGACCAATCCGACTTTCCCTCACCTTGGTGACCATTGTGACCATTCTGGTGgcagtcattttaataattgttctcGTGGTTGAGTATAATTTGATAGCACACCCGGGTCGCTTAAGTACTatgctacggtatcacaagtagcgggtcGCTGAGAGATATCTCCACCAATCACAGGCGACTATATCTGTCTCGCTCTGACGGCCGCCCATTAGAGCGAGACAGACATAGTCGACCGTGATTGGCGGAACTCGCTATCACACCgacccgctacttgtgataccgtagcatagtacctaagcgacccgggtgcgctagcaaattaactttatatctCAGATTATTAAAGTCTACCGTAAACATCGTTTATCACACTATCGATATGGCTTACGGCAAAACTGAAAAATCTGGCCACACGGAGACCGCACTGCGTGCAATTTCCAAGTCCAAGAAGAGTTCGAGAGCTGATGCTAAGGTTGCACGCTTATCATCAGCTTTCGATAAATTGTTTGGTGATAAGGAGATTCCGAGAAAGATCATGCGATCTATCACCACTGGTTCCACTAAGCGTCCAGCGCCCCCTAGTGCTAAACATCCGCAGATATTTCCGACTGCAGAAATGCAGAAGGAATTAGATCTAGCTTACTCGGGGGCGATGGATATCATCGTATCTGGCGCGATGGATCTCTTAGGAGATGCAACTCACTGCTCTGATGACGAAGCTGCTGAGGTGGTGGAAGTACATGAAGAGAGAAGAGAGCGTCATGTATCGAATGTGAATGTGGTGAAACAGTCTCATGAAGAACTCCTTTCTCACATAAGAGAAGTTCGCGAGAAAAGTGAAAGACTGTACCTTGACGTTAAGTGGTCAAGAACATTCGcaggtacttttaaaaaatgataaagtaCCTGGAGAATTAATATTCTCCGAACAAaaaaacggcccttttcagggccacaatacgattcatatatttacagtttctatttaacagatgtGTCGTCAAAAACAGAAAACGTAACACCCTGAACCCTTTCCCCATCCCCTCTTCCCTCGTCCCGAACACTACATGATTACATGAGGTTTTTGGAAGAGAATAATAATACGTTACTCTCCGTCCGAGTGACGCAGGTTCTCTCTCTGACATGCCCTTAttcgcaaataaaaaataaactatggcTGGCTGAAAGACAACCAGTGGAAATTACACAAAGTAAACCTCACTCACTCTTGCgtctttccaaaataaaattacattaatgttacattttcttCTCTCTGTCATTTTCATTAGTGCAGTCCGCAACAACACACAATACTAGTGTTACACTTAAACCAATTCAACAGAGCGTCTTCTGTCGTTTGACTTTTCGTTGTCGTACGGTACCTCGTCACGGTAAAGTTCCGGAGCACCTAAGCGAtgcggtattattattattcttagtttCTTTTGAGCAATGAGTGCTGTACGTTACGCTACATGGTTTtagtgaaagaaataaataagcaaagtGGTATTAAATAGCAAAATCAGTCAAAAGCATAAATAAACCTGCGAGTACCATCGAATCAATTTAAACAATTACattcttgaattaaataaaaatggctaacCCGACATGGGGCGTAGGTAACGTTTTCATCTTTGACTATAAATCCGTTAGGTAAGTAGAAACTGACGGATCACGCTGTGGTCCTGAAACTCGCTGTGGACTTGAACTCAAGTTGCGATCCTCCACGGCCGTCTCCAGGTGTACTGTACTGGAGTAGTAGTTTCACCAGTTTAAGTACTAAActcatattaataatgtttgtcaTACCAATTAATACCTTAAATAATACGAGATGTTTTTTCTTTGCAAAGCAGCTCATTTGCTGTTACGTTTTTGTCTTTGACTATACATGCGTTAAAAAGAAACTGAAGGATAAtattgtggccctgaaaagggccttttGTTTCGATCCTAGGATCTAGAACAAGCGTTTCCTCGGCGGGATGTCGATAGGTTTACTGGCGTGGCACGGACGCCAATCCCAGGGCAGGGCGATCACCGGCGGCAGTCCAGTCACCCTATCGTCAATCCGCCGCTTCTCTACTTGTGCAAGACGCTGCCGTCTACGCTCTTTGTACAACTTTCGCCGAATATATCGACCAATCCGACTTTCCCTCACCTTGGTGACCATTGTGACCATTCTGGTGgcagtcattttaataattgttctcGTGGTTGAGTATAATTTGATAGCACACCCGGGTCGCTTAAGTACTatgctacggtatcacaagtagcgggtcGCTGAGAGATATCTCCACCAATCACAGGCGACTATATCTGTCTCGCTCTGACGGCCGCCCATTAGAGCGAGACAGACATAGTCGACCGTGATTGGCGGAACTCGCTATCACACCgacccgctacttgtgataccgtagcatagtacctaagcgacccgggtgcgctagcaaattaactttatatctCAGATTATTAAAGTCTACCGTAAACATCGTTTATCACACTATCGATATGGCTTACGGCAAAACTGAAAAATCTGGCCACACGGAGACCGCACTGCGTGCAATTTCCAAGTCCAAGAAGAGTTCGAGAGCTGATGCTAAGGTTGCACGCTTATCATCAGCTTTCGATAAATTGTTTGGTGATAAGGAGATTCCGAGAAAGATCATGCGATCTATCACCACTGGTTCCACTAAGCGTCCAGCGCCCCCTAGTGCTAAACATCCGCAGATATTTCCGACTGCAGAAATGCAGAAGGAATTAGATCTAGCTTACTCGGGGGCGATGGATATCATCGTATCTGGCGCGATGGATCTCTTAGGAGATGCAACTCACTGCTCTGATGACGAAGCTGCTGAGGTGGTGGAAGTACATGAAGAGAGAAGAGAGCGTCATGTATCGAATGTGAATGTGGTGAAACAGTCTCATGAAGAACTCCTTTCTCACATAAGAGAAGTTCGCGAGAAAAGTGAAAGACTGTACCTTGACGTTAAGTGGTCAAGAACATTCGcaggtacttttaaaaaatgataaagtaCCTGGAGAATTAATATTCTCCGAACAAaaaaacggcccttttcagggccacaatacgattcatatatttacagtttctatttaacagatgtgtcgtcaaaaacaaaaaacgtaacACCCAGAACCCTTTCCCCATCCCCTCTTCCCTCGTCCCGAACACTACATGATTACATGAGGTTTTTGGAAGAGAATAATAATACGTTACTCTCCGTCCGAGTAACGCAGGTTCTCTCTCTGACATGCCCTTAttcgcaaataaaaaataaactatggcTGGCTGAAAGACAACCAGTGGAAATTACACAAAGTAAACATCACTCACTCTTGCgtctttccaaaataaaattacattaatgttacattttcttCTTCTCTCTGTCATTTTCATTAGTGCAGTCCGCAACGACACACAATACTAGTGTTACACTTAAACCAATTCAACAGAGCGTCTTCTGTCGTTTGACTTTTCGTTGTCGTACGGGACCTCGTCACGGTAAAGTTCCGCAGCACCTAAGCGAtgcggtattattattattattcttagtttCTTTTGAGCAATGAGTGATGTATGTTACGCTACATGGTATTAGtgcaagaaataaataagcaaagtGGTATTAAATAGCCAAATCAGTCAAAAgcataaataaacctttttttttttttttttgaggggggaaaatcatccaatgacttctcccgccttgggcgaggcgagagggagtgtcagactcttactgactaaaaaccaccccgttccttctcctgcttttcgagccggagccccggtaaacccgctaggtagtccgcagctccggatcaggcttcagccctactgggccccatctgtggtggtctgatggctctttgaggcgcgcgcggaacgcgacgcgccgcacgcacgggtctggttctgttcgggcgatgagctacccttgctcaccgtccgcagacccgcacttacggtggccggagatcgtcacgcgatccccgacgcccagagtgtctctcgcgacggctggggcgtgaggaggtttgttccctcacgcgccccgcctcctccttagctagcatgactgcttcgcagaaggaggggacggcatcccagtccctctcgctccgcaccatggcttgaaccagtgccgggcgcgagaggtcgccgtcgccgaccacatccctgaggacttggcggtgctcagcccacgcagggcacaccgccactgtatgttctacagtgtcctccgggcggtcctcgcagtgatgacacccgggcgtttcctcccgcccaataagggacaggaacctaccgaaactcccatgtccggtaagcacctgcgtcaggcggtaggtgaggacgccgtggcgcctctctagccactcctcaaagaggggacttaccgctgcaatgacagcgagcccagccctcggttgcgacagtcgttgctgccattccgccatgagatcgcgccggagctcgtcccgccacgcactgatctggcgcggtaGTGGAgattcgccccggcgacacgcgtcggcgcgcaaactgaacacgcgcgcgagcaccttcgcctccaaatcccacggcggtaatccggcaaggaagCATAAATAAACCTGCGAGTACCATCGAATCAATTTAAAGAATTACattcttgaattaaataaaaatggctaatCCGACATGGGGCGTAGGTAACGTTTTCATCTTTGACTATAAATCCGTTAGGTAAGTAGAAACTGACGAATCACGCTGTGGTCCTGAAAAGGGACTTGAACTCAAGTTGCGATCCTCCACGGCCGTCTCCAGTGGCCAGGTGTACTGGAGTAGTAGTTTCACCAGTTTAAGTACTAAActcatattaataatgtttgtacCAATTAATACCTTAAATAATACGAGATGTTTTTTCTTTGCAAAGCAGCTCGTTTGCTGTTACGTTTTTGTCTTTGACTATAAATGCGTTAAAAAGAAACTGAAGGATAAtattgtggccctgaaaagggccttttGTTTCGATCCTAGGATCTAGAACAAGCGTTTCCTCGGCGGGATGTCGATAGGTTTACTGGCGTGGCACGGACGCCAATCCCAGGGCAGGGCGATCACCGGCGGCAGTCCAGTCACCCTATCGTCAATCCGCCGCTTCTCTACTTGTGCAAGACGCTGCCGTCTACGCTCTTTGTACAACTTTCGCCGAATATATCGACCAATCCGACTTTCTCTCACCTTGGTGACCATTGTGACCATTCTGGTGgcagtcattttaataattgttctcGTGGTTGAGTATAATTTGATAGCACACCCGGGTCGCTTAAGTACTatgctacggtatcacaagtagcgggtcGCTGAGAGATATTTCCACCAATCACAGGCGACTATATCTGTCTCGCTCTGACGGGCGGCaacaccccccccccccctccgcCCCTCCGAAATGTAGATGATTCGAATCTCATTTGCCGGGAGAAGTCAGTGCTCGACCAGTCGTCGGTACGAACAGTCGTTCATCGATATCAACACAGTCGCGAGTGTTATCAAAGGAAGTGCATACCCAAGAGATCATCTTTAAAGTAGTTATATTTATGGATGCCGTAAATCGAATTATCGCATTCTAGAACATATCATACGATCTATAGCCACTACAGCTTGCAATACGGATATCCGCCGATTTTAAAATCCCGATAATACTTGTATCACTATATCTGGGTTTTAGGGATAATATTTTAGCGCTCTCTGTTTCcattactgaataaaacatttaaaaacacttatttgtaaacaaaaaattaagaaatatccGTACTATCCGGATAATAAAAATAGACCGATATTCCAAGCCACGACGATAACGATGACCGACTGTTCGTACCGATGACTGGTCGAGAACTGACGCCTCTCGGGAGTGGGGGAAGTGTCGCCGCCCATTAGAGCGAGACAGACATAGTCGACCGTGATTGGCGGAACTCGCTATGATAAGGAGATTCCGCAAAAGATCATGCGATCTATCACCACTGGTTCCACCAAGCGTCCAGCGCCCCCTAGTGCTAAACATCCGCAGATATTTCCGACTGCAGAAATGCAGAAGGAATTAGATCTAGCTTACTCGGGGGCGATGGATATCATCGTATCTGGCGCGATGGATCTCTTAGGAGATGCAACTCACTGCTCTGATGACGAAGCTGCTGAGGTGGTGGAAGTGCATGAAGAGAGAAGAGAGCGTCATGTATCGAATGTGAATGTGGTGAAACAGTCTCATGAAGAACTCCTTTCTCACATAAGAGAAGTTCGCGAGAAAAGTGAAAGACTGTACCTTGACGTTAAGTGGTCAAGAACATTCGcaggtacttttaaaaaatgataaagtaCCTGGAGAATTAATATTCTCCGAACAAaaaaacggcccttttcagggccacaatacgattcatatatttacagtttctatttaacagatgtgtcgtcaaaaacaaaaaacgtaacACCCAGAACCCTTTCCCCATCCCCTCTTCCCTCGTCCCTCGTCCCTACATGATTACATGAGGTTTTTGGAAGAGAATAATAATACGTTACTCTCCGTCCGAGTAACGCAGGTTCTCTCTCTGACATGCCCTTAttcgcaaataaaaaataaactatggcTGGCTGAAAGACAACCAGTGGAAATTACACAAAGTAAACATCACTCACTCTTGCgtctttccaaaataaaattacattaatgttacattttcttCTTCTCTCTGTCATTTTCATTAGTGCAGTCCGCAACGACACACAATACTAGTGTTACACTTAAACCAATTCAACAGAGCGTCTTCTGTCGTTTGACTTTTCGTTGTCGTACGGGACCTCGTCACGGTAAAGTTCCGCAGCACCTAAGCGAtgcggtattattattattattcttagtttCTTTTGAGCAATGAGTGATGTATGTTACGCTACATGGTATTAGtgcaagaaataaataagcaaagtGGTATTAAATAGCCAAATCAGTCAAAAGCATAAATAAACCTGCGAGTACCAtcgaatcaatttaaataattacattcttgaattaaataaaaatggctaatCCGACATGGGGCGGAAGGTAACGTTTTCATCTTTGACTATAAATCCGTTAGGTAAGTAGAAACTGACGAATCACGCTGTGGTCCTGAAAAGGGACTTGAACTCAAGTTGCGATCCTCCACGGCCGTCTCCAGTGGCCAGGTGTACTGGAGTAGTAGTTTCACCAGTTTAAGTACTAAActcatattaataatgtttgtacCAATTAATCATCTCGTATTATTTAAGGTTAAATAATACGAGATGTTTTTTCTTTGCAAAGCAGCTCGTTTGCTGTTACGTTTTTGTCTTTGACTACACATGCGTTAAAAAGAAACTGAAGGATAAtattgtggccctgaaaagggccttttGTTTCGATCCTAGGATCTAGAACAAGCGTTTCCTCGGCGGGATGTCGATAGGTTTACTGGCGTGGCACGGACGCCAATCCCAGGGCAGGGCGATCACCGGCGGCAGTCCAGTCACCCTATCGTCAATCCGCCGCTTCTCTACTTGTGCAAGACGCTGCCGTCTACGCTCTTTGTACAACTTTCGCCGAATATATCGACCAATCCGACTTTCTCTCACCTTGGTGACCATTGTGACCATTCTGGTGgcagtcattttaataattgttctcGTGGTTGAGTATAATTTGATAGCACACCCGGGTCGCTTAAGTACTatgctacggtatcacaagtagcgggtcGCTGAGAGATATTTCCACCAATCACAGGCGACTATATCTGTCTCGCTCTGACGGGCGGCAACACCCCGCCCCCCCCCCTCCGCCCCTCCTAAATGTAGATGATTCGAATCTCATTTGCCGGGAGAAGTCAGTGCTCGACCAGTCGTCGGTACGAACAGTCGTTCATCGATATCAACACAGTCGCGAGTGTTATCAAAGGAAGTGCATACCCAAGAGATCATCTTTAAAGTAGTTATATTTATGGATGCCGTAAATCGAATTATCGCATTCTAGAACATATCATACGATCTATAGCCACTACAGCTTGCAATACGGATATCCGCCGATTTTAAAATCCCGATAATACTTGTATCACTATATCTGGGTTTTAGGGATAATATTCTCTAGTTGTGCATTTTTGACACTGATTTTTTTCCCAAACAGTTTACGGTCTATTTTTACGTATAGAGCACACGCTATCTTTCTATAAAGAAACAGTAAGTTAAAAggcagtttaaaaataaaagttgaagCGACACCTGACTACGCAACTGCCAATGCTAGCTTACCCTGAGACCTTCCTTTTGCTAACATAAGATTAGTAATAAAGGTCCACCGAGATCATCCAAAAGAAAAACTTTTCCTTCACTATAACAAAAACTTTGCATAATACAATTATACGCGGTTACCTGGTCATTAATTCATTTTTGGTCATTTTGAgtaatgtaaacatttatttcatttaaagacTACGGTTTTCGCAATGCTATTTCTAACGGATCCGGAGATTAAGTGAATTAATCCTTTTTGATACCGGAAGCCCAAAATCGGTTAGTGATTTATAGCAAATCTCATGAATTTTATCTTCAATTATGAATAGTCCATCTTTGTATATATCGTCATTATATGCTAATGTCATATTCTGATTCTCATTGCACGTTCTGTTTAATACATCTTCAAATAGAgcattacgaaatgtatttaataactCTAAGGGGTcagttatataaataattatcttaattttaattccaGATTAGGTAATGATATACAAACACCTTAAATAATACGAGAGGTTTTTTCAGGCAGGGCGATCACCGGCGGCAGTCCAGTCACCCTATCGTCAATCCGCCGCTTCTCTACTTGTGCAAGACGCTGCCGTCTACGCTCTTTGTACAACTTTCGCCGAATATATCGACCAATCCGACTTTCCCTCACCTTGGTGACCATTGTGACCATTCTGGTGGCAGTCATTTTAAGTGTTCTCGTGGTTGAGTACAATTTGCTAGCGCACCCGGGTCACTTAAGTACTatgctacggtatcacaagtagcggaTTGCTGATAAAGAGTTCCAAAATGtaacatttgtaattttatcttgGAAAGACGCAAGAGTTACTTTACTTTGTGTTAGATAGCTTTTGGTCTCCAGTCATATATTACTTTTACCTGTTGTCTTTCAGCCAgcctttaatttttattttattttaggggaACGACATGGGGCATGACATTAGGGTGAGAACCTGCGATACTCAGATGAAGTAACGTATTGTTCACTTCCAAAAACCTCATGTAATCATGTAGTGTTCGGGACTTGGGAATAGGGGATGGGGAAAGGGTAAATGTtaggattttttgtttttgacatctgttaaatagaaactataattatatgaatcgtatgatggccctgaaaagggccgttttgTTTTCGGAGAATACTTCTCCAGgtactttaatattgttttgaagtaCCTACGGCTGTTCTTAACTTCTTAACGTCAAGATATAGTCTTCTACTTTTCTCACGAACTTCTCTTATGTAAGAAACGAGTTCTTCATGCGACTGTTCAACCGCAGTCGCCACTTGACGCTGTTCAATAACGGGCTCAGCTCCAAGCGATATTACACAAAGTGCATTCTCTGTGCGGCCAGGTTTTCCAGAGTTACCGTAAGccatattgataataatatgataatcgGTGTTTACGGTAGACTGTAAAATCTgatatgtaaatttaatttgctagcgcacccgggtcgcttaagtactaagctacggtatcacaagtagcgggttGCTGATAAAGAGTTGCACCAATCACAGCCAACTATACCTGTCTCGCTCTAACGGGCGGCGACACTCCCTCCCCCCTTTACGCCGATATGTCGATGAGTCGAATCTGATTTGCCGACTCAGTGTTCAACCAGTCGTTCATTGTTATCCGATGCTTTTTACTATCCGGAtaatacagatatttttaataatacctacGTACCATGTCGGGTTacccatttttatttaatctatacttatagtaaatctgtagagaggtcaattctgtacatgaaatatatttccaaaataactatcaacATCATCCAAAATAATTTCGAATAACGTACAAACGCAGCGCCTCTGCCATCGCCCGTTGTAATCGGGAGAATTCCTCGCAGCTGCTCCTGTACAGTAAGaatttgtt is a window from the Spodoptera frugiperda isolate SF20-4 chromosome 10, AGI-APGP_CSIRO_Sfru_2.0, whole genome shotgun sequence genome containing:
- the LOC126911151 gene encoding uncharacterized protein LOC126911151 isoform X4 — translated: MAYGKTEKSGHTETALRAISKSKKSSRADAKVARLSSAFDKLFGDKEIPRKIMRSITTGSTKRPAPPSAKHPQIFPTAEMQKELDLAYSGAMDIIVSGAMDLLGDATHCSDDEAAEVVEVHEERRERHVSNVNVVKQSHEELLSHIREVREKSERLYLDVKWSRTFAGTFKK